The proteins below are encoded in one region of Rouxiella sp. S1S-2:
- a CDS encoding SDR family NAD(P)-dependent oxidoreductase: MKIVLITGGSSGIGASAALQCAARGMGVVITYLHQPDAANDIVRQVEANGGKAVSIRLDVACIESFPAFRETLEALLAKVWDRASFDALVNNAGFGLFSPIVSVTEREFDSLFNVHLKGPFFLTQSLLPLLADSGQIINITSATTRVATAGVAPYAAFKGGLEVLTRYMAKEFAPRHIRANSVSPGAIRTRLGGGLNDEFEALLASQTALGRVGEPDDVGRVIASLISDENGWLNAQSIEVAGGYHI, encoded by the coding sequence ATGAAAATTGTTTTAATCACCGGCGGTAGCAGCGGTATAGGTGCGAGCGCGGCCTTGCAATGTGCGGCACGTGGCATGGGGGTGGTTATTACTTATCTCCATCAGCCCGACGCGGCTAACGATATCGTCAGGCAAGTCGAAGCTAACGGCGGTAAGGCGGTTTCGATCAGACTTGATGTGGCGTGCATCGAGTCGTTTCCAGCGTTTCGTGAAACGCTGGAGGCGTTACTGGCTAAAGTCTGGGATCGTGCCAGCTTCGACGCCCTGGTCAATAACGCCGGGTTTGGGCTGTTTAGCCCGATAGTCAGCGTGACAGAACGTGAATTCGATAGCTTGTTCAACGTACATCTTAAAGGACCTTTCTTTTTGACGCAGTCCCTGCTGCCGCTGCTGGCTGATAGCGGGCAGATCATCAATATCACCAGCGCGACGACGCGCGTGGCGACGGCCGGTGTGGCCCCTTATGCCGCATTCAAAGGCGGACTTGAAGTGCTGACCCGCTATATGGCCAAAGAGTTCGCGCCGCGCCACATTCGTGCAAACTCCGTATCTCCGGGGGCGATCCGTACTCGACTGGGCGGTGGATTGAATGATGAGTTCGAGGCTTTGCTGGCTTCACAAACTGCCCTCGGGCGCGTGGGTGAACCTGATGATGTCGGGCGGGTGATCGCGAGCCTAATTTCCGATGAAAATGGTTGGCTTAACGCCCAGTCAATCGAAGTCGCCGGCGGCTATCACATCTAA
- a CDS encoding VOC family protein — protein sequence MLDHIFISVSDIARSVAFYTAALFPLGITSHVDYDGSDGPAGHPDLKGFGANGRIFFWLREGAAAGSATHIGFAATSKAMVEETYAAAMNAGALDNGAPGARLYYDPRYYAAGIIDPDGYTLEFVYKSWQHN from the coding sequence ATGCTCGATCATATTTTTATTTCTGTAAGCGATATCGCCCGCTCTGTTGCATTTTATACAGCCGCGCTGTTTCCGTTAGGCATTACGTCGCATGTTGATTATGACGGCAGTGATGGACCTGCAGGTCATCCCGATCTTAAGGGGTTTGGCGCCAATGGCCGCATTTTCTTCTGGCTGCGTGAAGGGGCCGCCGCAGGCAGTGCAACGCATATTGGCTTTGCAGCCACGAGCAAAGCGATGGTTGAGGAAACCTACGCCGCTGCCATGAATGCCGGGGCTTTGGATAACGGCGCACCGGGCGCACGACTGTATTACGACCCACGCTATTATGCCGCCGGAATTATCGATCCTGACGGCTACACCCTGGAATTTGTCTATAAAAGTTGGCAGCACAATTGA
- a CDS encoding type II toxin-antitoxin system HipA family toxin: protein MDYLTLQAFMNNCWVEVAKISFPGSDQGSYTITELDYESEYALDFMGRDDIHAASLNHPVSLYFEEEGRAGWMIFLDDIMPSGASRRYWAGVLDLDGLTTDQQDFVLLKHGTLSPVGNLRIKESLPEYFPQVEAMTFTVDDVINRAGDFLDYAQLRGAAAGGATGAGGEAPKLLLRCSDDQRIWIDTFQNDPTNRDMPYLVKFPRGQRSAVDCNILRAEFHYYHELKDMGFDTIETENMRLEEGTHYPSLWLPRFDICFGEEGEIKRYGLESVYSILRKPPGTGLDQEETIRRLIDIINQTNMVREQGFRFDVAVFVIEWVRRDLLNIIFGNSDNHGRNTSFLKDENVIKLAPIYDFAPMKADPEGIARMTKWKSPLERGGEYDFNAIATALSDLVPVEELMQALRLTANQLTGLKERLVKRGVPEQIIEVPGIGLDYIPQKLTRWGLL from the coding sequence ATGGATTATCTAACATTACAAGCCTTTATGAATAACTGCTGGGTTGAAGTGGCAAAAATCAGTTTTCCCGGCAGTGATCAAGGTTCATACACAATTACCGAACTCGACTACGAATCTGAATACGCTCTTGACTTTATGGGTCGGGACGACATACATGCCGCCTCTTTAAACCATCCAGTATCACTGTATTTTGAAGAAGAAGGACGTGCGGGATGGATGATATTTCTGGATGATATTATGCCGAGCGGTGCGAGCAGACGTTACTGGGCGGGAGTTCTCGACTTAGACGGACTAACTACCGATCAACAGGATTTTGTCCTGCTTAAGCATGGCACTCTGTCGCCTGTAGGAAATCTTAGAATCAAGGAATCTTTGCCAGAATATTTCCCGCAGGTTGAAGCCATGACGTTCACAGTTGATGACGTCATTAACAGAGCAGGTGACTTCCTGGATTACGCCCAGCTCCGAGGCGCCGCAGCCGGAGGCGCGACAGGTGCCGGCGGTGAGGCACCTAAATTGCTGCTTCGCTGTAGTGATGATCAACGCATATGGATAGACACTTTTCAAAACGATCCCACAAATCGAGATATGCCCTATCTCGTCAAATTCCCTCGTGGACAACGTTCAGCGGTAGATTGCAATATTTTAAGGGCCGAGTTTCATTATTATCATGAACTGAAAGACATGGGATTTGACACTATAGAAACAGAAAATATGCGACTTGAAGAAGGGACACACTACCCTTCTCTGTGGTTGCCAAGATTTGATATTTGCTTTGGTGAAGAAGGAGAAATCAAACGGTACGGGTTGGAGTCTGTTTACTCAATACTCAGGAAGCCACCAGGAACAGGCCTTGATCAAGAGGAAACTATCAGGCGGCTCATTGATATAATTAATCAAACTAATATGGTACGAGAGCAAGGGTTTCGGTTTGACGTTGCTGTATTCGTGATCGAATGGGTAAGACGCGATCTCCTTAATATAATTTTTGGCAATAGCGACAATCACGGCCGCAATACTTCATTTCTAAAAGATGAAAACGTGATAAAACTCGCCCCGATCTATGATTTTGCCCCCATGAAAGCAGACCCTGAAGGCATAGCCAGAATGACTAAGTGGAAATCCCCCTTAGAGAGGGGCGGGGAATATGATTTCAATGCTATTGCGACAGCCCTCTCAGACTTGGTACCAGTAGAAGAATTGATGCAGGCATTGAGACTGACGGCTAACCAATTGACTGGCTTGAAAGAGAGACTGGTTAAAAGAGGCGTGCCTGAACAAATCATTGAGGTGCCAGGGATTGGACTTGATTACATTCCTCAAAAACTTACTCGATGGGGATTATTATGA
- a CDS encoding helix-turn-helix transcriptional regulator: MKEKKTPSHNDFHSAKETIQRIIKKNETNNTHHPASFTEVQTPMPMDVALSSRKRVSHKSKPVSTLDRKPAMNSIIKDLVFGTLTQGAALKALRVEVLGLKQEAYANLVSVSRKTLSEIENDKGNYSSDIINKVFKPFGLKVGLVPTSSSLMTSLFKE, translated from the coding sequence ATGAAAGAAAAAAAAACACCGTCTCATAACGACTTTCACTCTGCGAAAGAAACCATTCAGAGAATTATTAAAAAAAACGAGACGAATAATACTCACCACCCTGCTTCCTTTACTGAAGTCCAGACACCAATGCCAATGGATGTAGCGCTTTCTTCACGTAAGAGAGTATCGCACAAGTCAAAACCAGTGAGCACCCTAGACAGAAAACCTGCGATGAACAGCATCATTAAGGATTTGGTATTTGGTACGTTAACGCAAGGCGCAGCTCTTAAAGCACTCAGAGTTGAAGTGCTCGGGTTAAAACAGGAAGCGTATGCCAATCTTGTATCCGTATCGCGGAAGACATTGTCCGAGATAGAAAATGACAAAGGCAACTATTCATCAGACATCATAAACAAAGTTTTTAAGCCGTTTGGGTTGAAGGTTGGATTGGTTCCTACTTCAAGCAGTTTGATGACCTCACTGTTTAAGGAATAG
- a CDS encoding LysR family transcriptional regulator: protein MIDKCELQWLISFQVVYEKLSFKLASEQLQLPSSNVSRHVALLEQQLHVRLLERTTRKIMPTAAGRMLYQSITPLTHALDHALQEVALFGDSLSGHLKIITPDLPFMADILADFCIKHPLIQLSCDTQLDPTEGLLDGFDLVLRFGRGPLEDSCWVAREILRWPSCVVAAPELLERHPSPQSVDELTKTPCITSMSVLQGMPWRFKQNQSVQVQSSYKVNSGQMAKAAALKGLGFAILPLHACELEINNGSLVKINCNREPEDLVLYALYSGRKYLQVKVKAFLEYLQEAIVQLDIRSKEGT from the coding sequence ATGATTGATAAATGTGAATTGCAGTGGCTGATCAGCTTTCAGGTTGTTTATGAAAAGCTGAGTTTTAAGCTCGCGTCAGAGCAGCTTCAGTTGCCATCGTCCAATGTCAGTAGACATGTCGCTTTACTTGAACAACAACTTCATGTGCGGCTACTGGAGCGTACGACACGTAAGATAATGCCAACCGCAGCCGGTAGAATGCTGTATCAATCTATTACGCCGCTTACGCACGCTTTGGATCATGCTCTGCAAGAAGTCGCCCTGTTTGGTGATTCACTATCAGGCCACCTGAAGATCATTACACCAGACCTTCCATTCATGGCAGACATTCTTGCTGACTTCTGCATCAAGCATCCACTAATACAGCTCAGTTGTGACACACAATTGGACCCAACAGAGGGGCTACTGGATGGATTCGATCTGGTATTACGCTTTGGACGTGGGCCACTGGAGGATTCTTGCTGGGTTGCCAGGGAAATTCTGCGTTGGCCGAGCTGTGTGGTAGCCGCACCGGAACTTCTGGAACGTCACCCATCACCACAATCGGTGGATGAACTAACCAAAACCCCCTGCATTACGAGTATGTCGGTACTCCAGGGAATGCCCTGGAGATTTAAACAAAACCAAAGCGTCCAGGTGCAGTCCAGCTATAAGGTGAACAGTGGACAGATGGCCAAGGCCGCTGCGCTAAAAGGACTTGGTTTCGCCATTTTGCCTCTCCATGCCTGTGAATTAGAAATCAATAACGGCTCCCTTGTTAAAATTAACTGTAACCGCGAACCCGAAGATTTGGTGCTGTACGCGCTCTATTCCGGCAGAAAATACCTACAGGTGAAAGTGAAGGCGTTTCTGGAATACCTGCAAGAGGCTATTGTTCAATTGGATATACGCAGTAAGGAAGGAACATGA
- a CDS encoding FAD-dependent monooxygenase, protein MMTKPKKIAIVGAGVAGMALGILATKQGHQVSLFERGSNVSYLGAGVTLWPNAMFVMQKMGLDEKIKHVGGTPCMMRQFDRNGHLQTQFDILAVNSLCGFPSVTVLRRELMRLLAGRLESLGREIKFNCPITTADVTKLSLEFDLVVGADGRMNSVVRQSLHGEQETPRYHGFVNVIGVGRQREDALHNAIDDFRGQGERFGIVPVKDGLCYWAGAWNAPVDNKRPRAHWYNELHQRFRDWPDPVRNLLLSCDSASIKGIFVHDIDPLPFWHQDNVLIIGDAAHASLPTSGQGACQALEDAWHLTCLMKETDDLEIALQGFYQQRHIKTSAAQLVGRQFAKKIFSEQPEPLLPASTISAAELGRFWMQGLKHVAF, encoded by the coding sequence ATGATGACCAAGCCTAAGAAAATTGCCATCGTAGGTGCCGGCGTTGCTGGAATGGCACTTGGAATACTCGCGACCAAACAGGGCCATCAAGTCAGCCTGTTTGAGCGTGGCAGCAACGTGTCTTACCTAGGAGCTGGCGTGACTTTATGGCCCAATGCCATGTTCGTCATGCAGAAGATGGGGCTAGACGAAAAGATCAAGCACGTAGGTGGTACACCGTGCATGATGCGCCAGTTTGATCGGAATGGTCACCTTCAGACGCAGTTCGATATTTTAGCAGTGAATTCACTTTGCGGTTTTCCGAGTGTGACAGTGTTACGGCGTGAACTGATGCGCTTACTGGCTGGTAGGTTAGAGAGTCTGGGTAGGGAGATTAAATTCAATTGTCCAATCACTACCGCGGACGTCACGAAATTGAGCCTGGAGTTTGATTTAGTCGTCGGGGCTGACGGGCGTATGAATTCAGTCGTTCGTCAGTCATTGCATGGGGAGCAAGAAACGCCTCGTTATCATGGTTTTGTGAACGTGATAGGAGTGGGAAGGCAACGAGAGGACGCATTGCACAACGCTATTGATGACTTTCGCGGTCAAGGTGAGCGTTTTGGTATCGTCCCGGTGAAGGATGGGCTGTGCTATTGGGCAGGAGCGTGGAACGCTCCTGTTGACAATAAACGTCCTCGGGCACATTGGTACAATGAGTTGCATCAGCGTTTTCGAGACTGGCCGGATCCTGTGCGAAATTTGTTGCTGTCATGTGACAGTGCATCTATTAAAGGCATTTTCGTGCATGACATTGATCCTCTTCCCTTTTGGCATCAAGACAATGTTTTAATCATCGGGGACGCGGCTCATGCTTCCTTGCCGACATCTGGGCAGGGAGCATGTCAGGCGCTGGAAGATGCATGGCACCTTACTTGTTTAATGAAGGAGACAGATGATTTGGAAATTGCTCTGCAGGGCTTTTACCAACAGAGACATATCAAAACTTCAGCAGCGCAGTTGGTTGGAAGACAATTCGCTAAAAAAATTTTTTCTGAACAGCCTGAGCCACTGCTGCCTGCATCCACTATTTCCGCAGCAGAACTCGGTCGGTTCTGGATGCAGGGTTTAAAGCATGTAGCCTTTTGA
- a CDS encoding GntR family transcriptional regulator, whose protein sequence is MEKIIKKSRGTSNKATSAANKAINSADSHDDVSERIRMTLAAAIGEGALTPGTKILEEAIAEHFGVSRTVVRGALGVLESDHLLERKRNRGTFVAEPSIEQARNLFEARRRIESLLLEFVIARATPEQLNALEILADEEEQTHHHGDEKSKTVLSGKFHIVLAELAGNPVLTEMLAKIVARLSLVMSLYEEKRKDDCGADHHRMIVTALKAKDLIKARELMDHHLADIEGRVRLTEGHGDRNSFLSVLENFS, encoded by the coding sequence GTGGAAAAGATAATCAAAAAATCGCGCGGCACGAGCAATAAAGCGACGTCAGCCGCCAATAAGGCGATAAACAGCGCTGACAGTCACGATGATGTTTCAGAACGTATTCGTATGACATTAGCTGCCGCGATTGGAGAAGGCGCGCTGACTCCTGGCACCAAAATACTGGAAGAAGCGATTGCCGAACATTTTGGTGTCAGCAGAACGGTAGTGCGCGGCGCCTTGGGGGTTTTGGAAAGCGATCATCTTCTGGAGCGAAAGCGCAATCGAGGTACTTTTGTTGCAGAGCCGAGCATTGAGCAGGCCAGAAATCTTTTTGAAGCACGTCGAAGGATTGAATCACTGTTATTGGAGTTCGTCATTGCGCGCGCAACGCCGGAGCAGCTAAATGCGCTGGAAATTCTGGCTGACGAAGAAGAGCAAACCCATCATCATGGCGATGAAAAATCCAAGACGGTGCTTTCTGGCAAGTTTCATATTGTATTGGCCGAGCTGGCAGGTAATCCGGTGTTGACTGAAATGCTGGCCAAGATTGTGGCGCGACTCTCTCTCGTGATGTCACTTTACGAGGAAAAAAGAAAGGATGACTGTGGTGCTGACCACCATCGCATGATTGTCACCGCCCTCAAAGCTAAGGATTTAATAAAAGCCCGTGAGTTAATGGATCACCATCTGGCCGATATTGAAGGGCGAGTGAGACTGACTGAGGGGCATGGAGACAGAAATTCGTTCCTGTCGGTCCTGGAAAACTTCTCATAA
- a CDS encoding sugar phosphate isomerase/epimerase family protein: protein MRLGIDGLKLPEVKKRGPLASLDHVKMLGLGGVFFSTVLDMSPTLDLGRLREIRSKADELGLYLESGLGKINPYCSAESPELRAIGEGDIIAGLTKMMEASAAIGCHELWVSPGNFKPAYRGRLAVDRFRTDVTWEEQLLATEKVLKKLAPAARALGIHMNIETHDEITSFEILRLIEAVGEDCTGVVLDTANMLQRAEHPVWATKRLAPYVRQTHIKDAYIGRAAGGFDFQPRPCGEGIVDFTAILHILAAVKPQLNLSLEIAQSTADNPRRAYPRQCIQLNDPLWRAGHPDLSTDEEQAYLSMVDAFETRVIAGEIADWEVYERDNYGYPDYQHQPYGFQEAINFINKSSRHIRHICNKQGIGLS, encoded by the coding sequence ATGAGATTAGGCATTGATGGGTTGAAATTACCCGAAGTCAAAAAGCGCGGCCCACTCGCTAGCCTTGACCACGTAAAGATGCTCGGTCTAGGAGGAGTTTTCTTTAGTACCGTTCTGGATATGAGCCCGACACTCGACCTCGGCCGGCTTCGAGAAATACGCAGTAAAGCCGACGAGCTGGGACTTTATCTGGAGAGCGGACTAGGCAAAATTAACCCTTATTGCAGCGCAGAGTCTCCGGAGCTGCGTGCAATTGGCGAGGGCGATATCATTGCAGGCCTCACCAAAATGATGGAGGCCAGCGCGGCAATTGGCTGTCATGAACTTTGGGTATCGCCGGGAAATTTTAAGCCTGCCTATCGGGGACGATTGGCGGTGGATAGATTCCGCACCGATGTCACGTGGGAAGAGCAGCTGCTCGCTACCGAAAAAGTGCTTAAGAAACTTGCACCCGCAGCACGTGCACTCGGGATCCACATGAATATCGAAACGCATGATGAAATCACCTCGTTCGAAATTCTACGCCTGATAGAAGCCGTGGGTGAAGATTGTACAGGCGTCGTGCTCGACACGGCAAACATGCTGCAACGCGCCGAACATCCTGTGTGGGCGACCAAACGTCTTGCCCCTTACGTCCGCCAAACGCATATCAAGGATGCATATATCGGAAGAGCGGCCGGCGGTTTTGACTTTCAGCCACGACCTTGTGGGGAGGGTATCGTTGATTTCACAGCCATTTTGCATATTTTGGCAGCAGTAAAGCCGCAACTTAATCTCTCTCTGGAGATTGCACAATCCACTGCGGATAATCCTCGACGTGCGTATCCAAGGCAGTGCATTCAGCTCAACGATCCGTTATGGCGTGCCGGCCATCCTGATTTATCGACAGATGAGGAGCAGGCTTACCTGTCAATGGTCGATGCGTTCGAAACGAGAGTCATCGCCGGCGAGATAGCCGATTGGGAAGTCTACGAAAGGGATAATTACGGATATCCAGATTACCAGCATCAACCTTATGGTTTTCAGGAAGCCATAAATTTCATCAATAAATCGTCCCGCCATATTCGGCACATTTGTAATAAACAAGGCATTGGCCTTTCGTAA
- a CDS encoding ABC transporter ATP-binding protein has product MPDMQNNSQKKRLTVQGLTHSYGGKNAINDVSFHIEAGEIVALLGPSGCGKSTVLRAIAGLIQPKAGQIDLGGQNLAVVSARARGIGMVFQNYALFPHLTVAENIAYPLACQQISRAERKQRVEEMLALVRLNDFGNRLPRELSGGQQQRVAVARAIAGRPSLLLLDEPFGALDRALRFDLQVELLHLQKTLGITTLIVTHDQEEAQSLANRLVLMNKGQVEQIDTPMAVYDKPKTLFVNTFIGQTNMLHGTVGQLEDDSTLITLTDNKTLRLPRRLNFTQGSRVTVTFRPEEVRLIPQHGENTQPVRMTVSVPLGPSLVHDLALEDGTSLRASELRGPSTFIPAPGTQLFAEIDTTRCHVFPAEPEFTR; this is encoded by the coding sequence ATGCCAGATATGCAGAACAACTCGCAAAAAAAACGATTAACTGTTCAGGGGCTTACACACAGTTATGGCGGAAAAAATGCCATAAATGATGTGTCATTCCATATTGAGGCAGGCGAAATCGTTGCCTTGCTGGGCCCAAGCGGCTGCGGCAAATCAACCGTACTGCGCGCCATTGCTGGCCTGATCCAGCCAAAGGCCGGGCAGATAGATCTGGGAGGGCAGAACCTTGCGGTCGTCTCTGCCAGAGCGCGTGGTATTGGGATGGTATTTCAAAATTACGCGTTATTCCCGCATCTGACCGTTGCTGAAAATATTGCCTATCCTCTGGCCTGCCAGCAGATTTCACGCGCCGAACGCAAACAACGCGTAGAAGAGATGCTGGCGCTGGTCAGACTGAATGACTTTGGCAATCGACTGCCCCGCGAGCTGTCGGGCGGACAGCAGCAGCGCGTCGCCGTAGCTCGCGCCATCGCCGGTCGCCCTTCACTGTTGCTTCTTGATGAACCCTTTGGTGCATTGGATCGTGCGCTGCGCTTTGATCTACAGGTTGAACTGCTGCATCTGCAAAAAACGCTGGGCATCACCACGCTTATCGTTACCCACGATCAGGAGGAAGCCCAAAGCCTGGCTAATCGTCTGGTGCTGATGAATAAAGGTCAGGTTGAGCAGATTGATACCCCGATGGCCGTCTACGACAAGCCGAAGACCTTGTTCGTTAACACATTTATTGGTCAAACCAACATGCTGCACGGCACGGTAGGCCAGCTAGAAGATGACAGCACGCTGATTACCCTGACCGATAATAAAACCCTTCGCTTGCCTCGACGTTTGAATTTCACACAGGGTTCCAGGGTCACTGTGACCTTCCGACCGGAGGAGGTTCGCCTTATTCCCCAGCATGGTGAAAACACGCAGCCCGTTCGTATGACCGTGTCCGTCCCGCTTGGCCCTTCTCTTGTGCACGATCTGGCGCTTGAAGATGGTACCAGCCTGCGCGCATCGGAACTTCGCGGGCCTTCCACCTTTATACCCGCGCCGGGAACTCAACTTTTCGCAGAAATTGACACCACTCGGTGCCACGTTTTTCCGGCTGAACCGGAATTTACCCGCTAA